One genomic segment of Hordeum vulgare subsp. vulgare chromosome 2H, MorexV3_pseudomolecules_assembly, whole genome shotgun sequence includes these proteins:
- the LOC123430923 gene encoding uncharacterized protein LOC123430923, producing the protein MDAAALADLDDLDFDLGSLDGFQCFNFEFDQPDYLPEFCGDGGCLLPAVSDKEGGLCLSLGSRDGDGGRESSPDSVVTDDGAPPRSSGDHDDGEMSAYVSDLKRFLLEDDDEAGGLFAAKDLPTNGHFFNDLVIPYVEPSTAPEEFATADHFFGDLDDGHAEPAAPGKDLVAEEYFFSDLAYIVPSTAGEDPVSDGYFYDVAVANDGCVEPAAKASVEDAASATEDEFAAAGEYDDEASSRKRARQRKDTAAVPREAELRATPRTRAMSSIGCRRLGHHRLPPCVTMCISA; encoded by the exons ATGGACGCCGCCGCGTTGGCTGACCTTGATGATCTCGACTTCGATTTGGGTTCCCTGGACGGGTTCCAGTGCTTCAACTTCGAGTTCGACCAGCCGGACTACCTCCCCGAGTTCTGCGGCGATGGTGGGTGTTTACTGCCCGCTGTGTCCGATAAGGAGGgcggtttgtgtttaagtttgggTTCTCGTGATGGTGACGGCGGGAGGGAGAGCTCGCCGGACTCCGTGGTGACGGATGACGGCGCGCCGCCTAGGTCGTCCGGGGATCACGACGATGGCGAGATGTCGGCGTATGTGAGCGATCTGAAGAGGTTTCTCTTGGAGGATGACGACGAGGCCGGAGGGTTGTTCGCGGCGAAGGATCTTCCCACCAACGGCCACTTCTTCAACGATCTCGTTATTCCTTACGTCGAGCCGTCGACTGCACCCGAGGAGTTTGCCACCGCTGACCACTTCTTCGGCGATCTCGACGACGGTCACGCCGAGCCGGCGGCTCCAGGGAAGGATCTCGTCGCCGAAGAATACTTCTTCAGCGATCTCGCTTACATCGTGCCGTCCACTGCAGGGGAGGATCCCGTCTCCGACGGCTACTTCTACGATGTTGCTGTTGCGAACGACGGCTGCGTCGAGCCGGCGGCTAAGGCCAGCGTGGAAGATGCTGCGTCGGCGACGGAGGATGAGTTCGCTGCTGCCGGCGAGTACGACGATGAAGCGTCCTCGAGGAAGCGCGCAAG GCAGAGGAAGGACACCGCCGCGGTGCCACGCGAAGCAGAGCTGCGGGCAACGCCGAGGACGCGTGCCATGTCGTCGATCGGGTGCCGGCGCCTTGGCCACCACCGGTTGCCTCCCTGCGTCACAATGTGCATCTCGGCCTGA